Proteins encoded within one genomic window of Anopheles gambiae chromosome 3, idAnoGambNW_F1_1, whole genome shotgun sequence:
- the LOC1279454 gene encoding phospholipid-transporting ATPase VD isoform X3, whose protein sequence is MTHVKEELSKDVTPAGDGGGGTGVGAATGFHNHPSQPQHHHHQQPPQSLPPHKEHPLELADDHMKYVFSGNAPQTAGSQAAQAAQLIGGGVSSGGVGIGANPLAGRIMLEYQRPTGGGHSRSVSHGEGSFGGSLVGSGGAAGRPSALKSAVKGGHQRALSQGQIMDAPTIATRGHSRVGSKTDFILPPGHKDQSEQRDTAAPHSATSIKGHSRQASRSESIYTLRRADKPPWWKRLMFCRTASSKLEDRGYRIVVPNHTVPPKTPKRDHPNGRLCGNKIRTTKYTLLSFVPKNLLEQFHRIANLYFIFIVLLNWFPQINAFGKEIAMIPVLFVLGVTAIKDLFEDRRRKASDKRINNSTCRVYNGESERYKKVLWQDVRVGDLVHLSNNECVPADILLLKSSDPHGVCYIDTCDLDGETNLKRRQVVRGFVEKQHSFAPNKFTSRIEVDAPSTKIYRFHGAVIHPSGERVPVSTESLLLRESRLKNTDYAEGIVVYAGHETKAMLNNSGPRYKRSRIEQQMNIDVIWCVIILIVLCIVGAVGCKLWLSFYGTDSDGTSSGTNNDTFRIPFLPFEINPDYEGLLAFWTFVIILQIMIPLSLYVTIELCKLMQVYHIHNNIELYDPDSNKRTECRAMNITEELGQIQYVFSDKTGTLTENRMIFRRCTIVGVDYNHPETEEEKELNKIGAPVPILQPNLNLLENFRGNSQSSLETAANQAVGGRNTGDGGSETVTNQIQEFFLVLAICNTVVVSATPHRDNMNASGVIEMNDSDTSVTLVRPALVDTDGGSLPLTACDPTIGDRYARLTESRSITPSPPPNAPSSLPLKAAHVPSLSPISSSAETSPMSESPPMRIKSLTTPTAKVKSLVAKLGNVASSAKGGGVFKSADRSSTGSTSSSKNRFASNNSSSGASKFHKSFSQGSSSPASSRPIYEAESPDELALVNAAFSYDCCLVNRSPNHVLVSVPGEGVIEYEVLKVLPFDSARKCMSVVVRRTGTQDVVLYTKGADSSIIPNLVPCTPGSEEYRLREQTQHQLNVYARQGLRVLVMAKRKLDATDFSEWYSKHEECELSMENRERKIRESFGLLERGLTLVGTTGIEDRLQEGVPETITSLLQAGIVIWVLTGDKAETAINIAYSAKLFNSQMDILKLTARSRDSAEASINFYLNEIEKQLNSNGGSSDADDAFDQLDKARALVVDGKTLTFILDLRSNLTKPFLRLTRYCSSVLCCRATPLQKAFLVKVVKEELRISTLAIGDGANDVSMIQMADVGVGICGQEGMQAVMASDFSIAKFKMLEKLLLVHGHWNYDRLARMIIYFFYKNAAFVFLLFWYQFYCGFSGAVMIDQVYLMIYNLLFTALPPLAIGVYDKKIMDDLLLAYPQLYQHGRRGKGYKWSTFWIVMLDAVYQSLVIFFVAKAAYWGSDVDLWVFGTTITSSCLFTMLLHCAIEIKSWTILHVLSIVISLVSFYAFAFAYNSVCVNCFGLPSNYWVIHMSMSTIQYYLITLLTSVLALLPRFTYRVIKNTIWPCEGVRVTLQYKEEKRREPPITGLRIRL, encoded by the exons atgacgCATGTAAAGGAGGAGCTGTCCAAGGATGTTACGCCGGCGGGCGACGGAGGCGGCGGTACCGGTGTCGGTGCCGCAACCGGGTTCCATAATCACCCGTCGCAGCCgcagcatcatcaccaccagcagccgcCACAATCACTTCCCCCGCATAAGGAGCATCCGCTCGAGCTGGCGGACGATCACATGAAGTACGTCTTTTCGGGAAATGCGCCCCAAACCGCCGGATCTCAGGCAGCGCAGGCCGCCCAGCTGATCGGTGGCGGCGTCAGCTCTGGCGGAGTGGGTATCGGTGCGAATCCGCTGGCCGGCCGGATAATGCTAGAATACCAACGACCTACCGGCGGTGGCCACTCGCGCTCGGTCAGTCATGGCGAAGGTTCGTTCGGCGGATCGTTGGTGGGAAGCGGTGGCGCGGCCGGCCGACCTTCAGCCCTGAAGTCGGCGGTCAAGGGCGGTCACCAGCGGGCTCTCTCGCAGGGTCAAATCATGGATGCCCCAACGATTGCCACGCGGGGCCACAGCCGGGTTGGGTCGAAAACGGATTTTATTTTACCGCCCGGGCACAAGGACCAATCGGAGCAGCGCGATACTGCCGCTCCCCACTCTGCCACCTCCATCAAGGGCCACTCGCGGCAAGCGTCACGATCGGAGTCGATCTACACCTTACGCCGGGCGGACAAGCCGCCCTGGTGGAAGCGTCTGATGTTCTGTCGCACGGCCAGCAGCAAGCTGGAGGACCGAGGCTACCGGATCGTGGTCCCGAACCATACGGTGCCGCCCAAGACGCCCAAACGGGACCACCCGAATGGGCGCCTGTGTGGTAACAAGATTCGCACCACCAAGTACACGCTGCTCTCGTTCGTGCCGAAAAACCTGCTCGAACAGTTCCACCGTATCGCGAATCTGTACTTCATCTTCATCGTGCTGCTGAACTGGTTCCCGCAGATCAATGCGTTCGGCAAGGAGATTGCCATGATCCCGGTACTGTTTGTGCTTGGCGTGACCGCGATAAAGGATCTATTTGAGGATCGCCGGCGGAAAGCGTCCGATAAGCGCATCAACAACTCGACCTGCCGCGTGTACAACGG TGAATCAGAACGATACAAGAAAGTCCTTTGGCAGGATGTTCGTGTGGGCGATCTCGTACATTTGTCCAACAACGAATGTGTACCGGCTGACATACTGCTGCTCAAGTCGAGCGATCCGCATGGTGTGTGCTACATCGATACGTGCGATCTGGACGGAGAAACCAATCTGAAAAGACGCCAG GTGGTACGAGGCTTCGTCGAGAAGCAGCACAGCTTCGCTCCGAACAAGTTCACCAGCCGAATCGAAGTCGATGCACCGTCAACGAAAATCTACCGCTTCCACGGTGCTGTGATACATCCTTCCGGGGAGCGAGTACCGGTTTCGACGGAAAGTTTGCTGCTTAGAGAAAGTCGCCTAAAG AACACGGATTACGCAGAAGGAATCGTTGTGTACGCTGGACACGAAACGAAGGCAATGCTCAACAACAGTGGCCCCAGATATAAGCGATCCCGTATCGAGCAGCAGATGAACATCGATGTGATATG GTGCGTTATCATACTGATTGTGCTGTGCATCGTCGGTGCGGTGGGATGTAAGCTGTGGCTTTCCTTCTATGGAACCGACTCCGACGGTACGTCCAGTGGTACGAACAACGATACATTCCGCATACCTTTCCTACCGTTCGAGATTAATCCCGACTACGAGGGTTTGCTAGCGTTCTGGACGTTCGTCATTATTCTGCAAATTATGATACCGCTCTCCCTGTACGTTACAATCGAGCTGTGCAAACTGATGCAGGTATACCACATACACAACAACATTGAGCTGTACGATCCGGATTCGAACAAGCGAACCGAGTGCCGTGCAATGAACATCACGGAGGAGCTTGGTCAGATACAGTACGTCTTCTCGGACAAAACGGGCACGTTGACGGAAAATCGCATGATATTCCGACGGTGCACGATCGTCGGCGTGGACTACAACCATCCGGAAACGGAGGAAGAGAAGGAGCTGAACAAAATCGGTGCACCGGTACCGATTCTTCAGCCCAATCTGAACTTGCTCGAGAATTTCCGCGGCAATTCCCAGTCCTCGCTAGAAACGGCAGCAAACCAAGCGGTGGGTGGTCGGAATACCGGCGATGGTGGAAGCGAAACCGTCACCAATCAAATACAGGAATTCTTTCTGGTGCTGGCTATATGCAATACAGTGGTGGTTAGTGCGACTCCGCACCGAGATAACATGAATGCGAGCGGCGTGATCGAAATGAACGATAGCGATACGAGCGTTACGCTTGTGCGGCCTGCTTTGGTGGACACGGACGGTGGCAGTCTCCCGCTGACGGCGTGCGACCCAACGATCGGTGATCGGTATGCCCGATTGACGGAGTCTCGGTCCATAACACCTTCTCCGCCACCGAACGCACCGTCGTCGTTGCCTCTCAAGGCGGCCCATGTGCCATCCCTGTCGCCGATCAGCAGTTCGGCCGAAACATCGCCCATGTCCGAGAGTCCGCCGATGCGGATAAAATCGCTGACTACGCCTACGGCGAAGGTGAAATCGCTCGTAGCAAAGCTAGGCAACGTGGCGAGCAGCGCAAAGGGCGGTGGCGTTTTTAAGAGCGCCGACAGGAGCAGTACGGGCAGCACCAGTAGCAGTAAGAATCGATTCGCTtcgaacaacagcagcagtggcgCTTCGAAATTCCACAAGTCCTTTTCACAGGGCTCCTCATCGCCTGCCTCCAGTCGACCAATTTACGAAGCAGAAAGCCCTGATGAGCTGGCGCTTGTCAATGCCGCCTTTAGCTACGATTGCTGTTTGGTGAACCGAAGCCCAAACCACGTCCTCGTCAGTGTGCCCGGCGAAGGCGTCATAGAGTACGAGGTGCTGAAAGTGCTTCCCTTCGATTCTGCCCGCAAATGCATGTCCGTGGTTGTACGACGAACGGGGACGCAGGATGTGGTACTGTACACGAAGGGTGCGGACAGTAGCATCATCCCGAATCTGGTACCTTGCACGCCGGGCTCGGAAGAGTATCGTTTGCGCGAGCAGACACAACATCAGTTGAATGTGTACGCACGGCAAGGGCTGCGTGTGCTAGTCATGGCCAAGCGCAAGCTGGATGCGACCGATTTTAGCGAATGGTACAGCAAGCACGAGGAATGCGAACTAAGCATGGAGAATCGGGAGCGCAAGATTCGAGAATCGTTCGGATTGCTCGAAAGAGGCCTGACGCTCGTGGGGACCACCGGCATTGAGGATCGTTTGCAGGAGGGCGTTCCCGAGACAATCACCTCGCTGCTACAAGCCGGTATCGTGATTTGGGTGCTGACGGGCGATAAAGCCGAAACGGCCATTAACATTGCCTACTCGGCGAAGCTGTTCAACTCGCAGATGGACATCCTTAAACTGACTGCCCGATCGCGCGATTCGGCGGAAGCGAGTATAAACTTTTACCTCAACGAAATAGAAAAGCAGCTCAACTCCAACGGAGGCTCCAGCGATGCAGACGATGCGTTTGATCAGCTGGATAAAGCACGCGCACTAGTCGTGGATGGGAAAACGCTCACCTTTATACTGGATTTGCGATCCAACCTCACCAAGCCATTCCTAAGACTGACCCGTTACTGTTCGTCTGTGCTGTGCTGTCGGGCGACACCACTGCAGAAGGCGTTCCTCGTGAAGGTGGTGAAAGAGGAGCTTCGTATCAGCACGCTTGCCATCGGTGACGGTGCAAACGATGTCTCTATGATTCAG ATGGCCGACGTTGGCGTGGGTATCTGCGGACAGGAAGGCATGCAAGCAGTTATGGCATCCGATTTTTCAATCGCCAAGTTCAAAATGCTGGAAAAGTTGTTGCTTGTACATGGACACTGGAATTACGATCGATTGGCGCGCATGATCATCTACTTTTTCTATAAAAATGCG GCATTCGTGTTTCTTTTGTTCTGGTACCAATTTTACTGTGGATTTTCCGGTGCTGTCATGATTGATCAAGTGTACTTAATGATCTATAATTTGCTGTTTACGGCCCTTCCCCCGCTGGCAATTGGGGTGTACGATAAGAAGATTATGGACGACCTTCTTCTGGCGTATCCACAGTTGTATCAGCAT GGACGTCGGGGGAAAGGCTACAAGTGGTCTACCTTTTGGATTGTGATGCTCGATGCAGTGTACCAGAGTTTGGTGATATTTTTCGTAGCAAAGGCAGCGTACTGGGGATCGGACGTGGATTTATGGGTGTTTGGCACAACGATTACGTCCTCCTGCTTGTTTACGATGCTGCTACACTGTGCCATAGAAATTAAATCATGG ACAATCTTGCATGTCTTATCGATAGTGATTAGTTTGGTGTCGTTCTATGCGTTTGCATTTGCGTACAATTCGGTTTGTGTCAACTGCTTCGGGTTGCCGTCCAATTATTGGGTTATTCATATGAGCATGAGTACAATACAGTATTATCTGATTACGCTGCTTACTTCCGTACTTGCCCTGCTGCCACG ATTCACGTATCGTGTCATCAAAAATACCATTTGGCCCTGCGAAGGCGTACGGGTGACACTGCAgtacaaagaagaaaaacgaagag AACCTCCCATTACAGGACTTCGCATAAGGCTGTAG
- the LOC1279454 gene encoding phospholipid-transporting ATPase VD isoform X4 translates to MTHVKEELSKDVTPAGDGGGGTGVGAATGFHNHPSQPQHHHHQQPPQSLPPHKEHPLELADDHMKYVFSGNAPQTAGSQAAQAAQLIGGGVSSGGVGIGANPLAGRIMLEYQRPTGGGHSRSVSHGEGSFGGSLVGSGGAAGRPSALKSAVKGGHQRALSQGQIMDAPTIATRGHSRVGSKTDFILPPGHKDQSEQRDTAAPHSATSIKGHSRQASRSESIYTLRRADKPPWWKRLMFCRTASSKLEDRGYRIVVPNHTVPPKTPKRDHPNGRLCGNKIRTTKYTLLSFVPKNLLEQFHRIANLYFIFIVLLNWFPQINAFGKEIAMIPVLFVLGVTAIKDLFEDRRRKASDKRINNSTCRVYNGESERYKKVLWQDVRVGDLVHLSNNECVPADILLLKSSDPHGVCYIDTCDLDGETNLKRRQVVRGFVEKQHSFAPNKFTSRIEVDAPSTKIYRFHGAVIHPSGERVPVSTESLLLRESRLKNTDYAEGIVVYAGHETKAMLNNSGPRYKRSRIEQQMNIDVIWCVIILIVLCIVGAVGCKLWLSFYGTDSDGTSSGTNNDTFRIPFLPFEINPDYEGLLAFWTFVIILQIMIPLSLYVTIELCKLMQVYHIHNNIELYDPDSNKRTECRAMNITEELGQIQYVFSDKTGTLTENRMIFRRCTIVGVDYNHPETEEEKELNKIGAPVPILQPNLNLLENFRGNSQSSLETAANQAVGGRNTGDGGSETVTNQIQEFFLVLAICNTVVVSATPHRDNMNASGVIEMNDSDTSVTLVRPALVDTDGGSLPLTACDPTIGDRYARLTESRSITPSPPPNAPSSLPLKAAHVPSLSPISSSAETSPMSESPPMRIKSLTTPTAKVKSLVAKLGNVASSAKGGGVFKSADRSSTGSTSSSKNRFASNNSSSGASKFHKSFSQGSSSPASSRPIYEAESPDELALVNAAFSYDCCLVNRSPNHVLVSVPGEGVIEYEVLKVLPFDSARKCMSVVVRRTGTQDVVLYTKGADSSIIPNLVPCTPGSEEYRLREQTQHQLNVYARQGLRVLVMAKRKLDATDFSEWYSKHEECELSMENRERKIRESFGLLERGLTLVGTTGIEDRLQEGVPETITSLLQAGIVIWVLTGDKAETAINIAYSAKLFNSQMDILKLTARSRDSAEASINFYLNEIEKQLNSNGGSSDADDAFDQLDKARALVVDGKTLTFILDLRSNLTKPFLRLTRYCSSVLCCRATPLQKAFLVKVVKEELRISTLAIGDGANDVSMIQMADVGVGICGQEGMQAVMASDFSIAKFKMLEKLLLVHGHWNYDRLARMIIYFFYKNAAFVFLLFWYQFYCGFSGAVMIDQVYLMIYNLLFTALPPLAIGVYDKKIMDDLLLAYPQLYQHGRRGKGYKWSTFWIVMLDAVYQSLVIFFVAKAAYWGSDVDLWVFGTTITSSCLFTMLLHCAIEIKSWTILHVLSIVISLVSFYAFAFAYNSVCVNCFGLPSNYWVIHMSMSTIQYYLITLLTSVLALLPRFTYRVIKNTIWPCEGVRVTLQYKEEKRRD, encoded by the exons atgacgCATGTAAAGGAGGAGCTGTCCAAGGATGTTACGCCGGCGGGCGACGGAGGCGGCGGTACCGGTGTCGGTGCCGCAACCGGGTTCCATAATCACCCGTCGCAGCCgcagcatcatcaccaccagcagccgcCACAATCACTTCCCCCGCATAAGGAGCATCCGCTCGAGCTGGCGGACGATCACATGAAGTACGTCTTTTCGGGAAATGCGCCCCAAACCGCCGGATCTCAGGCAGCGCAGGCCGCCCAGCTGATCGGTGGCGGCGTCAGCTCTGGCGGAGTGGGTATCGGTGCGAATCCGCTGGCCGGCCGGATAATGCTAGAATACCAACGACCTACCGGCGGTGGCCACTCGCGCTCGGTCAGTCATGGCGAAGGTTCGTTCGGCGGATCGTTGGTGGGAAGCGGTGGCGCGGCCGGCCGACCTTCAGCCCTGAAGTCGGCGGTCAAGGGCGGTCACCAGCGGGCTCTCTCGCAGGGTCAAATCATGGATGCCCCAACGATTGCCACGCGGGGCCACAGCCGGGTTGGGTCGAAAACGGATTTTATTTTACCGCCCGGGCACAAGGACCAATCGGAGCAGCGCGATACTGCCGCTCCCCACTCTGCCACCTCCATCAAGGGCCACTCGCGGCAAGCGTCACGATCGGAGTCGATCTACACCTTACGCCGGGCGGACAAGCCGCCCTGGTGGAAGCGTCTGATGTTCTGTCGCACGGCCAGCAGCAAGCTGGAGGACCGAGGCTACCGGATCGTGGTCCCGAACCATACGGTGCCGCCCAAGACGCCCAAACGGGACCACCCGAATGGGCGCCTGTGTGGTAACAAGATTCGCACCACCAAGTACACGCTGCTCTCGTTCGTGCCGAAAAACCTGCTCGAACAGTTCCACCGTATCGCGAATCTGTACTTCATCTTCATCGTGCTGCTGAACTGGTTCCCGCAGATCAATGCGTTCGGCAAGGAGATTGCCATGATCCCGGTACTGTTTGTGCTTGGCGTGACCGCGATAAAGGATCTATTTGAGGATCGCCGGCGGAAAGCGTCCGATAAGCGCATCAACAACTCGACCTGCCGCGTGTACAACGG TGAATCAGAACGATACAAGAAAGTCCTTTGGCAGGATGTTCGTGTGGGCGATCTCGTACATTTGTCCAACAACGAATGTGTACCGGCTGACATACTGCTGCTCAAGTCGAGCGATCCGCATGGTGTGTGCTACATCGATACGTGCGATCTGGACGGAGAAACCAATCTGAAAAGACGCCAG GTGGTACGAGGCTTCGTCGAGAAGCAGCACAGCTTCGCTCCGAACAAGTTCACCAGCCGAATCGAAGTCGATGCACCGTCAACGAAAATCTACCGCTTCCACGGTGCTGTGATACATCCTTCCGGGGAGCGAGTACCGGTTTCGACGGAAAGTTTGCTGCTTAGAGAAAGTCGCCTAAAG AACACGGATTACGCAGAAGGAATCGTTGTGTACGCTGGACACGAAACGAAGGCAATGCTCAACAACAGTGGCCCCAGATATAAGCGATCCCGTATCGAGCAGCAGATGAACATCGATGTGATATG GTGCGTTATCATACTGATTGTGCTGTGCATCGTCGGTGCGGTGGGATGTAAGCTGTGGCTTTCCTTCTATGGAACCGACTCCGACGGTACGTCCAGTGGTACGAACAACGATACATTCCGCATACCTTTCCTACCGTTCGAGATTAATCCCGACTACGAGGGTTTGCTAGCGTTCTGGACGTTCGTCATTATTCTGCAAATTATGATACCGCTCTCCCTGTACGTTACAATCGAGCTGTGCAAACTGATGCAGGTATACCACATACACAACAACATTGAGCTGTACGATCCGGATTCGAACAAGCGAACCGAGTGCCGTGCAATGAACATCACGGAGGAGCTTGGTCAGATACAGTACGTCTTCTCGGACAAAACGGGCACGTTGACGGAAAATCGCATGATATTCCGACGGTGCACGATCGTCGGCGTGGACTACAACCATCCGGAAACGGAGGAAGAGAAGGAGCTGAACAAAATCGGTGCACCGGTACCGATTCTTCAGCCCAATCTGAACTTGCTCGAGAATTTCCGCGGCAATTCCCAGTCCTCGCTAGAAACGGCAGCAAACCAAGCGGTGGGTGGTCGGAATACCGGCGATGGTGGAAGCGAAACCGTCACCAATCAAATACAGGAATTCTTTCTGGTGCTGGCTATATGCAATACAGTGGTGGTTAGTGCGACTCCGCACCGAGATAACATGAATGCGAGCGGCGTGATCGAAATGAACGATAGCGATACGAGCGTTACGCTTGTGCGGCCTGCTTTGGTGGACACGGACGGTGGCAGTCTCCCGCTGACGGCGTGCGACCCAACGATCGGTGATCGGTATGCCCGATTGACGGAGTCTCGGTCCATAACACCTTCTCCGCCACCGAACGCACCGTCGTCGTTGCCTCTCAAGGCGGCCCATGTGCCATCCCTGTCGCCGATCAGCAGTTCGGCCGAAACATCGCCCATGTCCGAGAGTCCGCCGATGCGGATAAAATCGCTGACTACGCCTACGGCGAAGGTGAAATCGCTCGTAGCAAAGCTAGGCAACGTGGCGAGCAGCGCAAAGGGCGGTGGCGTTTTTAAGAGCGCCGACAGGAGCAGTACGGGCAGCACCAGTAGCAGTAAGAATCGATTCGCTtcgaacaacagcagcagtggcgCTTCGAAATTCCACAAGTCCTTTTCACAGGGCTCCTCATCGCCTGCCTCCAGTCGACCAATTTACGAAGCAGAAAGCCCTGATGAGCTGGCGCTTGTCAATGCCGCCTTTAGCTACGATTGCTGTTTGGTGAACCGAAGCCCAAACCACGTCCTCGTCAGTGTGCCCGGCGAAGGCGTCATAGAGTACGAGGTGCTGAAAGTGCTTCCCTTCGATTCTGCCCGCAAATGCATGTCCGTGGTTGTACGACGAACGGGGACGCAGGATGTGGTACTGTACACGAAGGGTGCGGACAGTAGCATCATCCCGAATCTGGTACCTTGCACGCCGGGCTCGGAAGAGTATCGTTTGCGCGAGCAGACACAACATCAGTTGAATGTGTACGCACGGCAAGGGCTGCGTGTGCTAGTCATGGCCAAGCGCAAGCTGGATGCGACCGATTTTAGCGAATGGTACAGCAAGCACGAGGAATGCGAACTAAGCATGGAGAATCGGGAGCGCAAGATTCGAGAATCGTTCGGATTGCTCGAAAGAGGCCTGACGCTCGTGGGGACCACCGGCATTGAGGATCGTTTGCAGGAGGGCGTTCCCGAGACAATCACCTCGCTGCTACAAGCCGGTATCGTGATTTGGGTGCTGACGGGCGATAAAGCCGAAACGGCCATTAACATTGCCTACTCGGCGAAGCTGTTCAACTCGCAGATGGACATCCTTAAACTGACTGCCCGATCGCGCGATTCGGCGGAAGCGAGTATAAACTTTTACCTCAACGAAATAGAAAAGCAGCTCAACTCCAACGGAGGCTCCAGCGATGCAGACGATGCGTTTGATCAGCTGGATAAAGCACGCGCACTAGTCGTGGATGGGAAAACGCTCACCTTTATACTGGATTTGCGATCCAACCTCACCAAGCCATTCCTAAGACTGACCCGTTACTGTTCGTCTGTGCTGTGCTGTCGGGCGACACCACTGCAGAAGGCGTTCCTCGTGAAGGTGGTGAAAGAGGAGCTTCGTATCAGCACGCTTGCCATCGGTGACGGTGCAAACGATGTCTCTATGATTCAG ATGGCCGACGTTGGCGTGGGTATCTGCGGACAGGAAGGCATGCAAGCAGTTATGGCATCCGATTTTTCAATCGCCAAGTTCAAAATGCTGGAAAAGTTGTTGCTTGTACATGGACACTGGAATTACGATCGATTGGCGCGCATGATCATCTACTTTTTCTATAAAAATGCG GCATTCGTGTTTCTTTTGTTCTGGTACCAATTTTACTGTGGATTTTCCGGTGCTGTCATGATTGATCAAGTGTACTTAATGATCTATAATTTGCTGTTTACGGCCCTTCCCCCGCTGGCAATTGGGGTGTACGATAAGAAGATTATGGACGACCTTCTTCTGGCGTATCCACAGTTGTATCAGCAT GGACGTCGGGGGAAAGGCTACAAGTGGTCTACCTTTTGGATTGTGATGCTCGATGCAGTGTACCAGAGTTTGGTGATATTTTTCGTAGCAAAGGCAGCGTACTGGGGATCGGACGTGGATTTATGGGTGTTTGGCACAACGATTACGTCCTCCTGCTTGTTTACGATGCTGCTACACTGTGCCATAGAAATTAAATCATGG ACAATCTTGCATGTCTTATCGATAGTGATTAGTTTGGTGTCGTTCTATGCGTTTGCATTTGCGTACAATTCGGTTTGTGTCAACTGCTTCGGGTTGCCGTCCAATTATTGGGTTATTCATATGAGCATGAGTACAATACAGTATTATCTGATTACGCTGCTTACTTCCGTACTTGCCCTGCTGCCACG ATTCACGTATCGTGTCATCAAAAATACCATTTGGCCCTGCGAAGGCGTACGGGTGACACTGCAgtacaaagaagaaaaacgaagag ATTAG